The following proteins are encoded in a genomic region of bacterium:
- a CDS encoding response regulator, whose product MAKEHIFVVEDERDILELLTYNLTRDGYEVTGLANGELVLGAISRNKPNLVLLDLMLPGVGGLEICRLLKAKPETAGIPIIMVTAKGEESDVVVGLEMGADDYVAKPFNMKVLLARIHAVLRRREKGPAKAGEQLAIHDIVINPGRHEVMCGKTALDLTASEFRLLHFLAQRPGWVFTREQIVDGVKGEDYAVTDRAVDVQMVSLRRKLGRRADYLETVRGVGYRFKE is encoded by the coding sequence ATGGCTAAAGAACATATTTTTGTCGTCGAGGATGAACGGGATATCCTTGAGCTGCTAACCTACAACCTGACCCGGGACGGGTACGAGGTGACGGGGCTGGCCAATGGAGAGCTGGTGCTTGGGGCGATCTCCCGGAACAAGCCGAATCTGGTTCTTCTCGATCTGATGCTGCCGGGAGTAGGGGGACTGGAGATCTGCCGGTTGCTGAAAGCCAAGCCTGAAACGGCCGGAATCCCGATTATCATGGTCACTGCCAAGGGGGAGGAGTCGGATGTGGTGGTCGGGCTGGAAATGGGGGCGGACGACTATGTGGCTAAGCCGTTCAATATGAAGGTGTTGCTCGCGCGGATTCATGCGGTGCTGCGACGCCGTGAAAAGGGGCCGGCCAAGGCCGGTGAACAGCTCGCGATACATGACATCGTGATCAATCCCGGCCGGCATGAGGTGATGTGCGGGAAGACCGCGTTGGACCTGACCGCGTCGGAGTTCCGGCTGCTCCATTTCCTGGCGCAGCGACCGGGTTGGGTATTCACCCGTGAGCAGATTGTGGATGGGGTGAAGGGGGAGGATTACGCCGTCACCGACCGTGCGGTGGATGTCCAGATGGTTTCCCTGCGGCGCAAACTGGGGCGGCGGGCGGACTATCTCGAAACGGTCCGCGGGGTGGGCTATCGCTTCAAGGAGTGA
- a CDS encoding ATP-binding protein produces the protein MRTKRLFWRIYIYFLIVTLGALAATAWYVDRSLYSFHQQQVAADLLARAQIIARELTPPLGQDAAGLNQLVNDLGRMTLTRVTIMTTDGRVVADSSENPAGLENHRNRPEVMEALAGRTGQASRYSDTLRRRLMYLAIPVWQNGTVAGVVRVSLPLAVIDDALKALYGSMAMGGLIVAGLFALVALALSQRITRPLEHMRQASEQFAKGELTARIPVPDTAEMGALAQTMNKMALQLHDRVRTEALQHNEQRAVLANMVEGVLAVDLAERVLLINPAACHLLGLKPDEARGRHILETVRNIELQEFLGVTLAAPGPTERVIVLRGESERVIQLHGAALKDADGNNIGALVVMNDITRLKRLETMRRDFVANVSHELKTPITTLKGCVETLSDGAVHNPGESMRFLEMMGRHVTRLELMVEDLLALSRLEFESERGEIVLGLGSVHDVLSRAVQSFAKRAEARGILLVLDCPDSLQTLINAPLLEQAVGNLLDNAIKYSPEETRITVTGGQTQDVVEIRVADQGHGIERHHLERIFERFYRVDQARSRAMGGTGLGLAIVKHIAIAHHGSVSVESVPGQGSTFILRLPQATKNS, from the coding sequence ATGCGAACGAAACGACTATTCTGGCGGATTTACATCTATTTTCTAATAGTGACCCTCGGGGCGTTGGCGGCAACGGCCTGGTACGTTGACCGGTCCTTGTATTCCTTTCATCAGCAGCAGGTGGCCGCAGACCTGTTGGCCCGCGCCCAGATTATTGCCCGTGAACTCACCCCCCCCCTGGGGCAGGATGCCGCGGGGTTGAATCAGTTGGTCAATGACCTGGGCCGGATGACATTGACGCGCGTGACGATTATGACCACCGACGGACGGGTGGTGGCCGACTCCTCTGAAAACCCGGCCGGTCTTGAGAATCACCGGAACCGGCCGGAGGTCATGGAGGCGCTGGCAGGCCGGACCGGGCAGGCGTCGCGCTATAGTGACACCCTGCGTCGTCGCCTCATGTATCTGGCGATTCCGGTCTGGCAGAATGGTACGGTCGCCGGGGTCGTTCGGGTCTCGCTCCCCCTGGCGGTGATTGATGACGCCCTCAAGGCGCTCTACGGCAGCATGGCCATGGGCGGGCTGATCGTGGCCGGCTTGTTTGCCCTGGTGGCCCTCGCGCTCTCGCAACGGATCACCCGGCCGCTCGAACACATGCGGCAGGCTTCCGAGCAGTTTGCGAAAGGGGAGCTGACCGCCCGGATTCCGGTGCCGGACACGGCGGAAATGGGCGCGCTGGCCCAGACCATGAATAAGATGGCGCTCCAACTTCATGACCGGGTGCGTACCGAGGCGTTGCAGCATAATGAGCAACGGGCGGTGCTGGCGAACATGGTGGAGGGCGTTCTCGCCGTGGATCTGGCGGAGCGGGTCCTTCTCATCAATCCTGCCGCCTGCCACCTTCTGGGGCTGAAGCCGGACGAGGCGCGGGGCCGCCACATTCTGGAAACGGTTCGCAATATCGAATTACAGGAATTCCTGGGGGTGACCCTTGCGGCGCCGGGTCCGACGGAACGGGTGATCGTGCTGCGTGGTGAATCGGAACGCGTCATTCAGCTCCACGGCGCGGCGCTTAAGGATGCAGATGGAAATAATATCGGGGCACTGGTGGTCATGAATGACATTACGCGCCTGAAGCGGTTGGAAACCATGCGGCGTGATTTTGTGGCCAATGTGTCGCATGAGCTGAAGACCCCCATTACGACGCTGAAAGGCTGTGTGGAAACCTTGTCCGACGGGGCGGTCCACAACCCCGGGGAGTCGATGCGGTTTCTGGAGATGATGGGGCGCCATGTGACCCGGCTGGAATTGATGGTGGAGGATCTGCTGGCATTGTCCCGGCTGGAGTTTGAGTCGGAACGAGGGGAGATCGTGCTGGGTTTGGGGTCAGTGCATGATGTCCTGTCCCGTGCCGTCCAGTCGTTTGCCAAACGGGCGGAGGCCCGGGGGATTCTGCTGGTGCTGGATTGTCCGGACTCGCTGCAGACCTTGATTAATGCGCCTCTGCTGGAACAGGCGGTCGGGAATCTTCTCGATAATGCCATCAAGTACAGTCCTGAGGAAACGCGGATTACGGTGACCGGGGGGCAGACCCAGGACGTTGTGGAGATCCGGGTGGCGGATCAGGGGCACGGGATTGAACGGCACCATTTGGAACGCATTTTTGAACGGTTTTACCGGGTGGACCAGGCGCGCAGTCGCGCCATGGGGGGGACCGGCCTGGGCTTGGCTATCGTCAAACATATTGCCATCGCCCATCACGGCAGCGTCTCGGTGGAAAGTGTCCCCGGCCAGGGCAGCACGTTTATTTTGCGTCTTCCGCAGGCAACAAAGAATTCTTAG
- a CDS encoding thiamine-phosphate kinase, which yields MNTQQIGEDNLIRRLKRLVPGRADVVAGIGDDCAVVRPGRRDPYDLLLKSDPVIEGVHFLPEASGVAIGHKALGRVLSDLAAMGGEPLWILVDLVAPPTASVAHIEAVYKGMARLARRYGAAIVGGDTSSGKVLEVHVFAAGRVPRGKAILRSGARPGDALYVTGALGGSGLGRHLRFEPRLSEGQWLREAAGVTAMMDVSDGLATDVRRLAAASGTGVVLDLGRIPVAGAARRLKDQRSALEHALADGEDFELLFTVQERKARSFEAAWAKAFLLPCTRIGEMTAKPGRVEGRDGQDCKPLTIHGYEHFSR from the coding sequence ATGAATACCCAACAGATTGGTGAAGACAACTTGATCCGGCGGCTGAAACGGCTGGTGCCGGGGCGTGCGGATGTGGTCGCCGGAATCGGCGACGACTGTGCCGTGGTCCGCCCGGGCCGGCGTGACCCCTATGATCTGCTTCTGAAAAGTGATCCGGTTATTGAGGGTGTTCATTTCCTGCCGGAGGCCAGCGGGGTCGCGATCGGGCATAAAGCGCTGGGCCGGGTATTGAGTGATCTGGCGGCCATGGGCGGCGAGCCGTTGTGGATTCTGGTGGATCTGGTGGCCCCGCCCACCGCTTCAGTAGCCCATATTGAGGCCGTGTATAAAGGGATGGCCCGGTTGGCCCGCCGGTATGGTGCGGCGATTGTCGGAGGCGATACCAGTAGTGGAAAAGTCCTGGAAGTGCATGTGTTTGCCGCGGGGCGTGTCCCCCGCGGGAAGGCGATCCTGCGGTCGGGGGCGCGGCCGGGGGATGCCCTTTATGTCACGGGGGCTCTGGGCGGCAGCGGATTGGGCCGCCATTTACGCTTTGAGCCGCGGCTGAGCGAGGGGCAATGGCTGCGTGAGGCGGCCGGGGTCACCGCGATGATGGATGTCAGTGATGGGCTGGCCACGGATGTGCGCCGGTTGGCGGCCGCCAGCGGCACCGGGGTGGTGCTGGATCTCGGGCGCATTCCTGTGGCCGGAGCGGCCCGCCGCCTCAAGGATCAACGGTCGGCGCTGGAGCATGCGCTTGCAGATGGGGAGGATTTTGAATTACTCTTCACCGTGCAGGAGCGGAAGGCCCGGTCGTTTGAGGCGGCCTGGGCCAAGGCCTTCCTCCTGCCTTGCACACGGATTGGCGAGATGACGGCGAAGCCGGGCCGGGTGGAAGGCCGGGATGGACAGGATTGCAAACCATTGACGATTCATGGATATGAACATTTTAGTCGTTGA